The Poecilia reticulata strain Guanapo linkage group LG1, Guppy_female_1.0+MT, whole genome shotgun sequence DNA window aggGTTGACATTTGACTCCTGCTTTTTAtaggaaaactgtaaaactagaatttctttgtgaaaggatttgattttattctgaaagtgaACCCTAAGATTGTCGGTGTGTTTGCATTGACATTGATTATTCAATATTGAGTCACAGAATAACCCAAAAATCATTGAGTTAAAGAGGAGATAAAATACTGTACACCATCTGTGTATTAAATATCTGTAAAGATTTCTCATTTTTGAGCATTAGTAAACTTTACTAAAGAGTACTTGTTGTCACGTGGATAATTTAGCCACAATATTACTTCGGCACTACCGTAGCTGAGTCATCTCTTTCACTGCAAACACACtgatgatctttttttttttttttcttcttacttgCACAGTAATGACACCTAAGCTGTTTCCTGACATCTTTTGAACTTGAATgctacatggaaaaaaaaatgaaaaagaaatgggaCAATGTTGGGGGAATattaggggaaaaaatatgttgcgggaaaaaaagcttaatgGCATCGAATactgtatttaaatgttaataataGGCTATATTATAATCAGAGACTCAGACACCTTGTATCATATGttcttatttaatttgttaGAGTAATAAAGCCTTTAGAATAAGTCTGGTTGGTGCTctgttttaatgtaatgttgAGAAATGTTTAGAATGGAGAAATTCCCAGTATTTGTCAATGACGTTCAGCGATTTTGACACAAACCCGTGTGCTGCAGCGACGTGACGCCCCCGACCAGCAGGCGGCGCTAATTCTTCACAACGCCTCCAAATCTTCAGGAAGACAACACGGAAGGCGCACTGTACTGGAAGCGAATCAGGTGAACTTCTTATTTTCAGCTTAAAttatgaagaaggaaaaaaaaaaagaaataatacaGTTTGAACAGGCGGCGCAGCATTTAGTTAGCAAAATCAAACAACCTAGCATCACTATGGCGCCGAATGTGAAAGTAAACGTTTCTAACTGTCGTTCTTGTTTTTACTTAACGGAATCCAATGGACCAAATGTAACGTTTTTTCTTAGTATTGTTTACTGATAAGTTGTGGGTCAACAACTTGATCACTCCTGTGATTCAGTAATGCTTccgaaaatacatttaaaaggaTTTTGCCCACGCTTCATAATTTACAATAGTTTAGTGATCCTTTCGTCACAAGTACAAAACCTCTGCACAGAATTGCTGAGTTGGTCGAGGTTTTAAACCTTTTCCATGCTTTTTAATGCCAGAAGTACACTTATCAGTGGATATCGTAGCTAATTTATTGCTTAACCTGATATAAAGTACTTGTCTAAATGTGTTTCACAACAATTACACATACAAGTCTTTTTGGGGTATGTCACTTCCAGATTTACACACCCAAATGAAGATTTCTCCTTTTGGTGTCACTTAGCTCTGTAAAACAGTTCAAGCTCTGGCAGCTTGACTGCAGAGTGTCTTTGAACGTAAAATCCTTCAAATTCAAGTCCTTCCACAgattaacaattacatttagTCTTGCTTGGTACTTGGTCTTTATATCACATGAATTTGGTTCAAACTAGGGGTTTGACCCAAAGTGCAGCACAGGGTCCATTTCCTGCCCTTTCAATGATTTTGTGCTGCCCGCTTGAGTGACATTTCCactgacaattttaaaatggaaattgtTGGTACAGTGTATTAAATCACCATGACTATATAAGTATAAATCATTTAGATGCAATATTTGGTAGGCTATATTATTGAGGGCCATGCTTTAAAATTCAGCTTGTGACAATAAATTTGGACACttgaatgtaaaaacagaacatgtgCAGTTTCTATAATCACGGCGTCTCTGTTTGTCAGGAAACATGTCGAGACTGCTGGGAGACGGCCACCGGAGGTTTCTACAGACCCTGATGGCCGTTGGCATCACTGACGAGCAAGAAGCAAGGGCACTTTATCAGCACTGCTGTGACACACACAAGAGTGAGTAACTTTTCTActtatgttaaagaaaaattaataataattataggCAGGTGCTGATCCAAAAGTAACAAGAAACATCGTTTCTCCAAAAATGTTCACATCAAGAGGATTCTGTGTTGTTGTAATTTCAGCCCCCAATcggaaaatattaaatgagaTCCAAAAGGAAAATTTATGCAATGTTTTTTAGATGATGTGATGAAAAGAAGTAGAAATGTAACATCTAACATTAGTTGATCTGTTTACAACATGAATTAAACAGTTaagtctcagaaaaaaatagttttcatttcttttattttacttttttttttatttttgcagtgcagtgtaTTCCTGACAAACTGGATGAGTTTATTGAAGCCATCAACTCCAGGCTGCAGCCCATGTTCATGCAGATCAGAAAAGGCATGTCTGAGGAAAATGGCCATCAGTACTATGCCTTGGTCAGTACTTTTTTGCTTCAGAAACACATGTGCTGGTAAAAGGCcactgttttgatttgttttatcagATTGAAAATGTCACAACCTCTATGATCCTCTGCAGGTCAACATGGCGGAAACCGATATCACCAGGATGACGTCAGATTACGCCGACAACGAACTGGAGCTGTTCAGGAAAACGGTGAGAGAAGTCTACTCACTTTTAGCTCCCAGGTTTAAAATAAAGGAACTAAATGTAAATGGAATATCATTTgtattgaaagtattttttaaacatcatgtAGCATCCGCTTACTGGGTGGGTGAGAATTGAacttattttgggggttttgtttAAACCCAGAAATGTATTGTGAATCTCGTCTAATCCAGCTGGACCTAATTGTTAGCTCTGAGAACGGGTCGGCCTCCTCCACAGACATTCTGAACAGCACCGACACCATGACCTCtaaaaaactgaagaagagTGAAACGGAGCACCTTCTGACTCGGCTGGTGCAGGACAAGTGGCTTTGCGAGGTAAAACACTCTGTCTTTCTGCTTTGGTTGGTTCGTTAAACAATTTAGCAACAACAGGGTGTTCATGCCTCcttgaaatgtcttaaattcattggAACAAATGTAAGTTGGGccttaaataaactaataacaGGTCATAAATTTTATCATAGCTAGATGATTCAGTTttgtgtgtagtttttttttttttcttatgggATTTTCTGTCAAGGTTTTGAGTCGTGCAGACATTGCATTTTGATTAGAGGCTATTGAtaactagctgctagctaactaGCTGGCTGGACTATTGCATCCATCATGGTACGTACAAATGAATGACCTGTTGGCTgaatgacatttgtttttgccacttGCTCACTTCTTCTGCCAGTCCATTTGAGCAGATTTCCCCAATCATCATagcttatttttctgtttaatttaattcaagCTGGCATTAAAAAGTCTTGGCCTCGACTTGCTAAAATATGCAGATTCCCTGTACACACCCCTGCCCATATGCAAGCTTTAATTATGTTTCAGTCAGCTGAAGCTTTGGCCTGAAACTTGTTTCGTTCTGGTACAGGATGCAtggtttttaattagttttttttttccttaccattcttctttgcaaaataaccTGAAATCTGTCGGATGTAATGAAGAGCTCATGTAAACAGCAACCTAACCGTCGTTTTAGGCTGATGTGCTGATGTCTTGGTAGGCTTTCCAGTTCAAGATGTTGACTTGATCGGTGTTCTTTGAGATCGTCTCCTAATCTAAGCTGTTTTTCCACAATATGTATGGTTTCTTcataatgctgtttgttcattagTGTTCCATAAAGCACACTGGTATTTCGGACTGGTCAGTCCTGTGTGTCTGGTTTCACCTGTGGCTGATTTCTGAACCTAGAGACGTGGGGAGTACACTCTGTCCACTCGATGCATCATAGAGATGGAGCCGTATATTCGCACAATGTATCAAGACCAGGTCAAAGTGTGTCACATCTGTCACAACATCGCCTTTCaggtaatttaaaataaattttaatattatacCACTACACTGCCTGcccaaaacaatttttttttaatatttcaaaacagaaatacaatgtactctgtttggacagtttctctttcctgttttggTGTGGCTCCGCCATCTTTATTAGTGGTTTTTTTGAAAGCTATACAACATTTTAGTCTCAATTTCTTCAAATCCCTTCACATTATGCTTATGGAAATACTTTGACTTTCACTATTGAGgattttgggggattttttttggaCAGACTGTGTATAAAAGCctaattcagttcagttcctAGTTTTATTCAATTCATTCCATGAAGTAAAAACACATACCAAATAAATCACAAGCttcctttaagaaaaaaaaaaaaaagctttaaaactaaTTCAAACASGTACAGTGTGTAATGCTTTGTTGCTCTTTTCTCTTTAACCAAAGTGCCAGATTTGTGAGAATCCCTCCTGTggaataaaaatccacaaccCGTGCGTTGCCAGATATTTCAAAGGAAGAGTGGAGCCACGCTGTCCAGCTTGTGACGACTTTTGGCCGCATGAAATCCCCGGTACATATTAAACATCATAATTAATATTATGCCACTACACTGCCTGAGGCGTTTTGCTTTATATTTGGGAAACAGCACTGCATcctgtgcattttattttgctggTTTTTCGGGAAACGTTTAATAGCACAGATATAGAAAGACAGTGTAAGCACTCAGTCAGTGTTTTCCCTAAGCTTCATACTCTTTGCTCTTCTTTTGCAGAAGTAAGAGGGCTCCGTTCTCAGTCCAAGAGATGAGTTCaacgttgttgtttttgtttttaacaaaatgttgttaNNNNNNNNNNNNNNNNNNNNNNNNNNNNNNNNNNNNNNNNNNNNNNNNNNNNNNNNNNNNNNNNNNNNNNNNNNNNNNNNNNNNNNNNNNNNNNNNNNNNNNNNNNNNNNNNNNNNNNNNNNNNNNNNNNNNNNNNNNNNNNNNNNNNNNNNNNNNNNNNNNNNNNNNNNNNNNNNNNNNNNNNNNNNNNNNNNNNNNNNNNNNNNNNNNNNNNNNNNNNNNNNNNNNNNNNNNNNNNNNNNNNNNNNNNNNNNNNNNNNNNNNNNNNNNNNNNNNNNNNNNNNNNNNNNNNNNNNNNNNNNNNNNNNNNNNNNNNNNNNNNNNNNNNNNNNNNNNNNNNNNNNNNNNNNNNNNNNNNNNNNNNNNNNNNNNNNNNNNNNNNNNNNNNNNNNNNNNNNNNNNNNNNNNNNNNNNNNNNNNNNNNNNNNNNNNNNNNNNNNNNNNNNNNNNNNNNNNNNNNNNNNNNNNNNNNNNNNNNNNNNNNNNNNNNNNNNNNNNNNNNNNNNNNNNNNNNNNNNNNNNNNNNNNNNNNNNNNNNNNNNNNNNNNNNNNNNNNNNNNNNNNNNNNNNNNNNNNNNNNNNNNNNNNNNNNNNNNNNNNNNNNNNNNNNNNNNNNNNNNNNNNNNNNNNNNNNNNNNNNNNNNNNNNNNNNNNNNNNNNNNNNNNNNNNNNNNNNNNNNNNNNNNNNNNNNNNNNNNNNNNNNNNNNNNNNNNNNNNNNNNNNNNNNNNNNNNNNNNNNNNNNNNNNNNNNNNNNNNNNNNNNNNNNNNNNNNNNNNNNNNNNNNNNNNNNNNNNNNNNNNNNNNNNNNNNNNNNNNNNNNNNNNNNNNNNNNNNNNNNNNNNNNNNNNNNNNNNNNNNNNNNNNNNNNNNNNNNNNNNNNNNNNNNNNNNNNNNNNNNNNNNNNNNNNNNNNNNNNNNNNNNNNNNNNNNNNNNNNNNNNNNNNNNNNNNNNNNNNNNNNNNNNNNNNNNNNNNNNNNNNNNNNNNNNNNNNNNNNNNNNNNNNNNNNNNNNNNNNNNNNNNNNNNNNNNNNNNNNNNNNNNNNNNNNNNNNNNNNNNNNNNNNNNNNNNNNNNNNNNNNNNNNNNNNNNNNNNNNNNNNNNNTAGAGGTGAGATGGGAAAAGTATAGAAAACCATTTAGCATTCTCTTAAGTCAGTCACACAACagtatcttcagtcagaagcttcttcagatttgctgtaaaacgaactgctacaggagatctgtCCACCCCACAGTTTATACAACAACACTGAAgaactttgaataattaaaacatttaacttcccTTTGAGTTGAATTGAACATCTTTGTTAAAGCATGTTTGTCTGAGAGCAATCATGTTTTAGGATCTTCAAAgtcacaattaaagaaatactttttctgAACCAGGGATAGAACAAGGCGTATACGAGCGGATTCAAGCAGGAATTAAAATACACCATCCAGGACACAATGGCCCAAGACGAGGCGCTGTTGGAGATGTCTTGACCTGCGAGAGATGGGTAGTAATACGGACAGAAAGTCACCAGAAACATGAATATAATAATGCCAAGAGTCCTGGCTGCTTTCTGCTCGGATTTCTTCGCCGTGACCCTGACCGTGACGGCTGTAACGTGAGAGCGCGTGGCCCGGGCCTGAGACACCGCCTCCACAAACACTCTCATGTACAGGAAGACGATGACCGAGCAGGGCGCGACAAAGGTGAAGACTAGGTCTATGGTTCCAGAGATGTAGCTGATGACCACCAGGCACTCCCCGTAGCAGGAGTTGTACCTGTCCGGCTGCCTGAGGTGGTCTTTTAAGATGAGGCCGTTATAGAGGAGAGCGCAGGCCCAGCACAGGCTCACAGACACCTCCGCTCTGCTGCGAGTGATTTTACTGGAGTACTGCAGGGGGAAACATATGGCCACGTAGCGGTCTATCGATATGAGCACCATGTTTCCCACGGAGGCCGAGGTGAGCGTGAAGCCGGCAATGTAAGACAGGGCGCACATGACGTCACCCAGCAGCCAGCAGGGCTCAATGAACCGCACCGCTTCCACCGGCATCACCAGCAGCCCCACCAGGAGGTCTGAGGCGGCCAGGGACAGCACGAGGGTGTTGGTCGGGGTCTGCAGCTGCCGGAAGTAGGAGATGGAGATGATGACCAGCAGGTTCAGAGCGACGGTGACCACAGTGACGGAGGAGAGCAGCGTGTACAGCAGAACGGCCTGGGAGGGAGGTCGCTTCGGACCGCTGCAGGAGCTATTTGGGTGCTGGGGGTAGCAGAGTTCAACTCTGTCCGGGTTGTCCATCTGTCAGGATGGAGTTCACAAAGCTGTCTAAACTTTAAAGACCTCGCTCACTCTGCCTTACTAAGCTCCTTATTCTCGGCTGCAGCTCTCTGCTACACTCCCCTCCTTTACATTTCTCTGCTCTCTCATTGTTGCATCTACCTYCTATTACCCTTCACTTTTCCTCCTCCCTTTCCCCTCCTCCACCATTGTCATCATTGTATGATGCAAGATTCTGTGTTTCTTGTAATCACTAAACATCTTAGTTGTGATGTCCAGCACTTATGTCTACACCacattacacataaaaaaaaagcttacatgCCCCTTAATATGACTggtttttatgattgttttcttttgtgtggcAGCtggtatgtttttatttgttcacggttgttttttctgttcgcttgtttgtgtgttaaaaatgcaaaaataaaggaaatactAATAAAATTCAAGTGTCTGTAGGGGTTTGTCGCCTCCTTTTGATGAAGTCATAATTTGCAAAGATTATATCAAAATAAgctaatttttcaaaatgatcagTCAAGAGACAATTGCCAAAAAGGCTACAGGTTAGTACAGTCACATGAAAAatgaacatatatatatatatatcagacTGTCTgtgcatccttaaaaaaatatggctttaaaatccatccatccattttcttgacacccttgtcccttaatggggtcgggagggtttggctttaaaatatcaaatacatttttaaaagtaagttggcctttaatatgttaatcacaggtctcATTTTGTCTTGACAGGACTGTTTAATCTCGTGTATACTACGTATTATCTTTTTCTCactggacttttctgtcaggcaaaagtttgagtcacactCAAGACATCTTCCCRCTCTGTGATCCTTGACATTTGAGGAGACGGTTAACTCCCAAAATAGCTAGCTAGGTATTTTGCGTCAGGTAGAGGCRATAAAACTAGCTATTATAAGCCAGTGTGTACTAATTTATTCGTCTCCTAcaaagtgtatttttgtttaaatatttttgctaaatgagTAAAACgaaattcattttagtttaagTGCAAATAAaccatgtttgattcttttaaAGGGTSTCCATATTTCTCCTGCCCTTGTCTTGTTAGTGGTTTGCTCA harbors:
- the nsmce1 gene encoding non-structural maintenance of chromosomes element 1 homolog; its protein translation is MSRLLGDGHRRFLQTLMAVGITDEQEARALYQHCCDTHKMQCIPDKLDEFIEAINSRLQPMFMQIRKGMSEENGHQYYALVNMAETDITRMTSDYADNELELFRKTLDLIVSSENGSASSTDILNSTDTMTSKKLKKSETEHLLTRLVQDKWLCERRGEYTLSTRCIIEMEPYIRTMYQDQVKVCHICHNIAFQCQICENPSCGIKIHNPCVARYFKGRVEPRCPACDDFWPHEIPEVRGLRSQSKR
- the LOC103466959 gene encoding trace amine-associated receptor 13c-like — its product is MDNPDRVELCYPQHPNSSCSGPKRPPSQAVLLYTLLSSVTVVTVALNLLVIISISYFRQLQTPTNTLVLSLAASDLLVGLLVMPVEAVRFIEPCWLLGDVMCALSYIAGFTLTSASVGNMVLISIDRYVAICFPLQYSSKITRSRAEVSVSLCWACALLYNGLILKDHLRQPDRYNSCYGECLVVISYISGTIDLVFTFVAPCSVIVFLYMRVFVEAVSQARATRSHVTAVTVRVTAKKSEQKAARTLGIIIFMFLVTFCPYYYPSLAGQDISNSASSWAIVSWMVYFNSCLNPLVYALFYPWFRKSISLIVTLKILKHDCSQTNML